One window of the Perca flavescens isolate YP-PL-M2 chromosome 16, PFLA_1.0, whole genome shotgun sequence genome contains the following:
- the LOC114571521 gene encoding annexin A1: MAFFKKFFSHVIPQKDPDKSTIPVKDKPKPPYYGTVTPYPKFDATSDASTLQSAIKSKKVDKDVIFAVLVKRSNEQRQKIKAVYEASTGQSLDKALQSALHSHLEDLALALISTPAHFDAYLFRKATKGLGTREHILVEILATRTNQEIRDLKRVYKEVYKTELEEVIKSETSGDFTAALLAMLKATKDESTEINNDLAKRDSEILFEAGEKIKGTNVSAFIEILTTRSAPQLCKTFQQYATVSDITLPKALQLELKGDIEDCLIDIVKCSWNTSAFFAEKLHHAMKGLGTNEDALIRVLVSRSEVDLKKIVQEYKAMYGVSLQEAIRRDTKEHFESALLALCGPE, from the exons ATGGCCTTCTTCAAGAAATTCTTCAGTCATGTCATCCCTCAGAAAGACCCCGACAAGAGCACCATCCCA GTGAAGGATAAGCCCAAACCCCCCTATTACGGAACAGTCACCCCGTATCCGAAATTCGACGCCACAAGTGATGCTTCCACTCTTCAGAGCgccattaaaagtaaaa AAGTGGACAAGGATGTGATCTTTGCCGTCCTGGTGAAGAGAAGCAACGAGCAGAGACAGAAGATCAAGGCCGTGTATGAAGCGTCCACTGGGCAG AGTTTGGATAAAGCTCTGCAGTCGGCGCTCCACTCACACTTAGAGGATTTGGCTCTGGCTCTGATCTCGACGCCCGCTCACTTTGATGCCTACCTGTTCAGGAAGGCCACAAAG GGTTTGGGCACCCGTGAACACATCCTGGTGGAGATTCTGGCAACAAGAACGAACCAAGAGATTCGAGACCTCAAGAGGGTCTACAAAGAAG TGTACAAAACCGAGCTGGAGGAAGTTATTAAGTCGGAGACCAGCGGTGACTTCACCGCGGCCCTTCTGGCCATGCTGAAAGCAACCAAAGACGAGAGCACAGAAATCAACAACGATCTGGCCAAAAGGGACTCAGAG ATTCTGTTTGAGGCGGGTGAGAAGATCAAAGGAACAAATGTTTCTGCCTTCATCGAAATCCTGACCACACGCAGCGCGCCGCAGCTCTGCAAAA CGTTCCAGCAGTATGCTACCGTCAGTGACATCACTTTACCTAAAGCCCTGCAACTGGAGTTGAAGGGAGACATTGAAGACTGTCTCATTGACATtg TGAAATGTTCCTGGAACACTTCAGCTTTCTTCGCTGAGAAACTCCATCATGCTATGAAG GGCCTCGGCACAAATGAGGACGCACTGATCCGGGTGCTGGTGAGCCGCTCTGAAGTCGACCTGAAGAAGATTGTGCAGGAATACAAGGCCATGTATGGCGTCAGCCTACAGGAGGCCATACGG AGGGACACTAAGGAACATTTTGAGAGCGCCCTGCTTGCACTGTGTGGACCAGAGTGA
- the tmc2a gene encoding transmembrane channel-like protein 2-A, whose translation MPRKRDTDDVDIEIDADLSDSDDGATQKRTNRRQGAGRGGARGRGRGKKPASEDEDEDEEDEAPRGRRGANKKKPAKKRGGGDDDDDESEDEAPKRKPKGAANKKKGGKAQDSDEEDSDVEKGKKGKKGGGKKGKKEEEDSKGKKGDAKGKDKGKDKDNDKDKKKKKKKDDSSSDSDSESEEEESMSEGEMARLMEEVEEKKKLIANIRTKPWRMKRRLVHLKEAQEFVDKFEGALGKGKGRKWYAYKVMMAKKWIKFQRDFENFRTACIPWERKIKDVESHFGSSVASYFIFLRWMYGMNLVLFGFTFGLVVIPEVLMGLPYGSIPRKTVPRAEADTAQDYSVLMDFNGYCKYSVLFYGYYNNQRTIGLLKFRLPLSYLMVGIGTFGYSLMVVIRTMAKNADVGGGDGDEGEFTFAWKMFTSWDYLIGNSETADNKYASITTSFKESIVDEQENQKDENIHLRRFLRVLANVMIICSLGGSGYLIYFVVKRSQEFANRTDLSWYEKNELEIIMSLLGLVCPPLFETIAELEDYHPRIALKWQLGRIFALFLGNLYTFLFALFDEVNSKLEEEESIKNATIWAMKEYYANYTRLVNDSSAIPPPMNPADVIRGPCWETAVGIEFVKLTVSDIQVSYLTILIGDFARAVIVRFLNYCWCWDLEAGFPSYGEFDISGNVLGLVFNQGMIWMGAFYAPGLVGINVLRLLSSMYYQCWAVMATNVPHERVFKASKSNNFYMGLLLLILFLSLLPVVYTIMTLPPSFDCGPFSGKQKMFDVIMETIDLDLPAFLGTIFSYAANPGLIIPAVLLMVLAIYYLNSVSEAYQNSNMELKKKMQMARDEEKNRRNNTDSTNQVMKDLEDLLPNRSLMPPAPPEPEKTPEPEAKPTKTKPGSAGKGINLQKDVTLASPNPNARGPVSRPPGPRGPAAMPGAGPGRGRGRGRGGPPPR comes from the exons ATGCCGAGAAAAAGAGATACAGATGATG TTGACATCGAGATTGACGCGGATTTGAGTGACAGTGATG ACGGCGCTACCCAGAAGAGAACGAACAGGAGGCAGGGAGCTGGAAGAGGAGGTGCAAGGGGAAGAGGACGCGGGAAAAAACCAGCCAGCGAAGACGAAGATGAGGACGAGGAGGATGAAGCGCCCAGGGGACGCAGGGGAGCAAATAAGAAGAAGCCCGCCAAGAAACGTGGCGGtggggatgatgatgatgatgagagtGAGGACGAGGCTCCAAAGAGGAAGCCGAAAGGAGCAGCCAATAAAAAGAAAGGAGGCAAAGCTCAGGACAGTGATGAGGAGGACAGCGACGTAGAAAAGGGAAAGAAGGGAaagaagggaggagggaagaaaggaaagaaggaggaggaggacagtaAGGGTAAGAAGGGGGATGCCAAAGGGAAGGACAAGGGGAAAGACAAGGACAATGACAaggacaagaagaaaaagaagaagaaggacgACAG TTCATCCGATTCTGACTCAGAATCTGAAGAGGAGGAGTCCATGTCTGAGGGAGAGATGGCCCGGctgatggaggaggtggaggagaagaagaaactgATCGCTAACATCAGGACTAAGCCGTGGAGGATGAAGCGGAGGCTCGTGCACTTGAA GGAGGCTCAAGAATTTGTGGATAAGTTTGAAGGAGCTCTGGGCAAAGGAAAGGGCAGGAAGTGGTACGCCTACAAAGTGATGATGGCAAAG AAATGGATCAAGTTCCAGAGAGATTTTGAGAATTTCCGAACTGCCTGTATCCCCTGGGAGAGGAAGATCAAAGATGTGGAAA GTCACTTTGGGTCATCTGTGGCATCTTACTTCATCTTCCTGCGCTGGATGTACGGCATGAATCTGGTCCTCTTTGGTTTCACCTTTGGCCTGGTGGTCATCCCTGAG GTTCTGATGGGCCTTCCCTACGGCTCCATTCCCAGGAAGACTGTACCTAGGGCAGAAGCGGACACTGCTCAGGACTACTCTGTCCTCATGGACTTCAAC GGCTACTGCAAATATTCAGTCCTGTTCTACGGCTATTACAACAACCAGAGGACCATCGGCTTGCTGAAGTTCCGGCTGCCTCTGTCCTACCTCATGGTGGGGATCGGCACCTTCGGCTACAGCCTGATGGTCGTGATCCGCAC aATGGCCAAGAACGCTGATGTCGGAGGTGGAGACGGAGACGAAGGAGAGTTCACGTTTGCCTGGAAGATGTTCACCAGCTGGGATTACCTCATAGGCAACTCAGAGACCGCTGACAACAAATACGCCTCTATCACCACCAGCTTCAAG GAGTCCATCGTGGACGAGCAGGAGAACCAGAAGGACGAGAACATTCACCTGCGGAGGTTCCTCCGAGTCCTGGCTAACGTCATGATCATCTGCAGCCTGGGCGGCAGCGGATACCTCATCTACTTTGTGGTGAAGAGGTCTCAGGAGTTTGCCAACAGGACGGACCTCAGCTGGTACGAGAAGAACGAG TTGGAGATCATCATGTCTCTGCTGGGTCTGGTGTGTCCTCCTCTGTTTGAGACCATCGCTGAGCTGGAAGACTACCATCCTCGAATCGCCCTCAAGTGGCAGCTCGGGCGCATCTTCGCCCTCTTCCTGGGAAACCTCTACACCTTTCTGTTCGCCCTGTTCGATGAGGTCAACTCCAAG CTGGAAGAAGAGGAGTCCATTAAGAACGCCACCATTTGGGCCATGAAGGAGTACTACGCCAACTACACGCGGCTGGTCAACGACAGCAGTGCCATCCCACCCCCCATGAACCCTGCTGATGTCATCCGAGGACCCTGCTGGGAGACCGCCGTCGGCATA GAGTTTGTGAAGCTGACGGTGTCGGACATCCAGGTGTCCTACCTGACCATCCTGATCGGTGACTTTGCTCGAGCTGTCATCGTTCGCTTCCTCAACTACTGCTGGTGCTGGGACCTGGAGGCTGGATTT CCGTCATATGGAGAGTTTGACATCAGTGGTAATGTACTTGGATTGGTCTTCAATCAAGGAATGATCTG GATGGGTGCGTTTTATGCTCCTGGGCTGGTCGGCATCAACGTGCTTCGTCTCCTCAGCTCCATGTACTACCAGTGTTGGGCTGTAATGGCCACCAACGTCCCCCACGAGAGGGTCTTCAAAGCCTCCAAGTCCAACAACTTCTACATGGGCCTGCTGctcctcatcctcttcctcaGTCTGTTACCTGTCGTCTACACCATCATGACCCTGCCGCCTTCGTTTGACTGCGGCCCCTTCAG TGGGAAGCAGAAGATGTTTGATGTGATCATGGAGACGATCGACTTGGACCTGCCAGCCTTCTTGGGAACCATTTTCAGCTACGCAGCCAACCCCGGCCTCATCATACCAGCTGTACTGCTCATGGT ACTGGCCATCTACTATCTGAACTCGGTGTCGGAGGCCTATCAAAACTCCAACATGGAGCTGAAGAAGAAGATGCAGATG gcTCGGGATGAAGAGAAGAACCGGAGGAACAACACGGACAGCACCAATCAGGTCATGAAAGACCTGGAGGACCTGCTGCCAAACCGATCCCTCATGCCCCCTGCTCCTCCAGAGCCTG aaaagacaCCAGAGCCGGAAGCTAAGCCAACTAAGACCAAGCCCGGGTCGGCCGGCAAAGGTATTAACCTGCAGAAAGATGTGACTCTGGCGTCGCCCAACCCCAACGCTCGAGGGCCGGTGAGCCGGCCGCCCGGGCCCAGAGGACCTGCAGCGATGCCTGGTGCTGGACCGGGCCGAGGCCgcgggagagggagagggggccCCCCTCCCAGATAA